Proteins found in one Promicromonospora sukumoe genomic segment:
- a CDS encoding helix-turn-helix domain-containing protein has translation MSDGQLRRMTGSEVWCAREALGLERSDLGRLLGNRAEIVRDWERGKLNVPFRVREQMDELEAITAKEVERLTADLRQMPQPVVVVYSDKEPQPPAVARFGVRWWRTVAARAAGNVPGTRIGTTSEIDSIGHES, from the coding sequence ATGAGCGATGGGCAGTTGCGCAGGATGACGGGTAGTGAGGTCTGGTGCGCGCGCGAAGCGCTCGGTCTGGAGCGCTCGGATCTTGGGCGTTTGCTCGGCAACCGCGCCGAGATCGTCCGCGACTGGGAGCGTGGAAAGCTGAATGTTCCGTTCCGGGTTCGCGAGCAGATGGACGAACTGGAAGCGATCACCGCGAAGGAAGTCGAGCGGTTGACTGCCGACCTGCGGCAGATGCCACAACCGGTGGTGGTCGTCTACTCGGACAAGGAGCCACAGCCCCCCGCCGTCGCGCGGTTCGGTGTGCGCTGGTGGCGCACAGTCGCCGCTCGCGCCGCAGGAAACGTGCCCGGCACTCGAATCGGCACAACCTCCGAGATTGACTCCATCGGCCATGAAAGCTGA
- a CDS encoding ParB/RepB/Spo0J family partition protein yields the protein MSVQIENKNAEKVAGNAFEKAELRYVDPRTVKFGTNVRSDVEKTIDVDFVDSIRDLGVRVPPPVYEDQDGTLTLVDGGARRTWGAIKAGLALYPVIVVPSSNGSSALDRLVNQFHENDQRAGINDADRTAGYQQMALFGATAAQIAKRTKTTTAKVKAALGVAESKTARAAQVKYDLTIDQAATLTEFVDHPKIVAKLTEVATSNPGQFAHEAQRQRDTLQRVQELAQARQALREAGVREIPNPGYGNKKITRLGDLADAQGNRLTEETHRTCPGHAAYLDEYSRSKVAYVCTDPRANKHAKDGRVLGVPLSGKEKAERDAVREFNPRWESATDVRRKWLADFAKKTTAPKGADEFIAMSVLQEGGSLDKAGNTGHAMAAEWLGIKNAGYGARTAIGEMIAKAAKAGRPGRVQRITLVLALAAIEARTSKATWRSTREARYFLALRDFGYDLDKVEEIAAGLRTAIPDDRTLQSAEANDAPKTSAPVKAATASVSADAATKATSQSAGQVAAKPANDGPARATSAKAKNAEKAQPARSPRKAATTTASTTPEANPSPTAQGAAKQEPVKAQRPAVKPQEQKTASVPQPAAAGSL from the coding sequence ATGTCTGTGCAGATCGAGAACAAGAACGCCGAGAAGGTGGCGGGTAACGCCTTCGAGAAGGCGGAGCTGCGGTACGTGGACCCGCGCACCGTGAAGTTCGGGACGAACGTCCGCAGCGACGTTGAGAAGACCATCGACGTCGACTTCGTCGACAGCATCCGGGACTTGGGGGTTCGGGTGCCGCCGCCGGTGTACGAGGACCAGGACGGGACGCTCACCCTGGTCGACGGTGGTGCGCGGCGCACCTGGGGAGCGATTAAGGCTGGCCTGGCGCTGTACCCGGTGATCGTGGTGCCCAGCAGCAATGGCAGCAGCGCGCTGGACCGGCTGGTGAACCAGTTCCACGAGAACGACCAGCGGGCCGGGATCAACGACGCCGACCGCACGGCCGGGTACCAGCAGATGGCGCTGTTCGGCGCGACCGCCGCGCAGATCGCCAAGCGGACCAAGACCACCACGGCGAAGGTGAAGGCAGCACTCGGCGTCGCCGAGTCGAAGACCGCGCGGGCCGCTCAGGTCAAGTACGACCTGACCATCGACCAGGCCGCGACGCTCACGGAGTTCGTCGACCACCCGAAGATCGTCGCGAAGCTGACCGAGGTCGCCACCAGCAACCCGGGACAGTTCGCGCACGAGGCCCAGCGGCAGCGCGACACGCTCCAGCGCGTCCAGGAACTGGCGCAGGCCCGCCAGGCGCTGCGCGAGGCCGGTGTGCGGGAGATCCCGAACCCCGGGTACGGCAACAAGAAGATCACCCGGCTGGGTGACCTGGCCGACGCGCAGGGCAACCGCCTGACCGAGGAGACGCACCGCACCTGCCCCGGCCACGCCGCCTACCTGGACGAGTACAGCCGCAGCAAGGTCGCGTACGTGTGCACCGACCCGAGGGCGAACAAGCACGCCAAGGACGGCCGCGTCCTGGGGGTGCCGCTCAGCGGCAAGGAGAAGGCCGAGCGCGACGCGGTACGTGAGTTCAACCCGCGCTGGGAGTCGGCCACGGACGTGCGCCGCAAGTGGCTGGCCGACTTCGCCAAGAAGACGACCGCGCCGAAGGGCGCGGACGAGTTCATCGCGATGTCGGTGCTGCAGGAGGGCGGCAGCCTGGACAAGGCGGGCAACACCGGGCACGCCATGGCCGCTGAGTGGCTCGGTATCAAGAACGCGGGCTACGGGGCTCGCACGGCCATCGGCGAGATGATCGCCAAGGCCGCGAAGGCAGGTAGGCCGGGGCGGGTGCAGCGCATCACTCTGGTCCTGGCGCTGGCCGCGATCGAGGCCCGCACCAGCAAGGCGACCTGGCGTAGCACGCGCGAGGCCCGGTACTTCCTGGCCCTGCGGGACTTCGGCTACGACCTGGACAAGGTCGAGGAGATCGCCGCAGGCCTGCGCACCGCTATCCCGGACGACCGAACCCTGCAGTCCGCCGAGGCGAACGACGCACCCAAGACCAGCGCCCCGGTCAAGGCCGCGACCGCTTCCGTGTCGGCGGACGCCGCGACCAAGGCCACGAGCCAGAGCGCGGGCCAGGTGGCAGCCAAGCCTGCTAACGACGGCCCGGCCCGCGCTACCTCGGCCAAGGCCAAGAACGCCGAGAAGGCGCAGCCCGCCCGCAGCCCGCGCAAGGCAGCGACCACGACCGCGAGCACCACGCCGGAGGCGAACCCGTCGCCGACGGCGCAGGGGGCCGCGAAGCAGGAGCCGGTCAAGGCGCAGCGACCGGCGGTGAAGCCGCAGGAGCAGAAGACGGCCAGCGTCCCGCAGCCGGCCGCTGCCGGGTCTCTGTGA